CTTCAGACATCATATCATTTGCGATAGACgctattttcatgttttttatacATCGACTGATTAAATCCACGTTGTATCCTAATGAATAAACATCTGATTGAACCGACTGGTAAGAACCTTTAACATTCCTTAACTCATGTGCAAGAAATAGATGCTTGGTGTTAAATTTAACTTGCTGTGAAGACCCTGGTTCAATATCATATCTTGCTGGATCACTGACTAGTGTAGCCTTTCCCAGATCAATCAATTTTACCGTGGTTGAATTACGGACAAGGACATTTCCTGGATGTAAATCGTTGTGTAACAGACCACGGACGTGCATTTGGTGAACAGCGGAGCATAATCCaattataatttcatttaaatGACTGGAACACGGTGCGGGTACTCTCTGAATGAATTCCTTTAATGTTGGTGAACATGAACCACAGTCATCACAAACAAATTCAAGAAGGATGAATTTTGGTTTCAAAAATCCAAAAACATAGGGAAAGCCTTTATCACCTGCCATCAACATACCCTTCTTGCATTCCGCGTACGCATCAATTGGTCGTGCATTGTTGGATAAACATTTGATCGCCACAACTTGTTTGATGCTTTTAACATATCTTTTCGAAACATTCCCGAAAACACCAGCACCTATAGTTTCGTTTATATGCACGTCACACTTTGAGAATTGAATGACATTAAAATTGAGCGTCCGTGTGATGGCTATGCTTTTATCCTGAGTGCGGTATATACTCGATCTCGATGAACAGCACAATTAAATGTTCCTGCTAGTAGTGGCTTTAACTTTCGgcacatttctttttaaaacagcGTTCTGAAATTCTAGTTCTCGAATTCTCTCTTCAATTAATATCTTTTTTTCCATTTCCGCGTCAAATTCCGCTTTCTTTCTTTCCTGacgcattctttttttttttttgttgcgttCAGCTCTCTTTTCCGAAGATCTCTTTCGTGTACTAACAATAAAGCACaacaaatacatgttttttttttaagtttagacTATACggatccgtattctttcctccaaggtttaGACAGTATAGTGGGGTTAATTAAGTTTACTGTGTTTAAGGAAAAAGAAAGACTGTCTAATTAAAATATCcacaacacaagaaaaacatACCTATCTGAGCCTGAATATGCTTATAAGTATTACaggttttataagaacaaaaagcgCATCCGGCCAAAATAAGAATGATTTACTCACCTAATCACGCTGTCGTTTAAGTCTTGCTTTTCCTGTTGTTCGAGCATTgttatttagtttttatgtttttcaacCTAGAAAATGAAGCACAAATTTTATCA
The genomic region above belongs to Hydractinia symbiolongicarpus strain clone_291-10 chromosome 4, HSymV2.1, whole genome shotgun sequence and contains:
- the LOC130642150 gene encoding myb-like protein X isoform X2 encodes the protein MLEQQEKQDLNDSVISTRKRSSEKRAERNKKKKRMRQERKKAEFDAEMEKKILIEERIRELEFQNAVLKRNVPKVKATTSRNI
- the LOC130642150 gene encoding probable serine/threonine-protein kinase PknB isoform X1; this translates as MLMAGDKGFPYVFGFLKPKFILLEFVCDDCGSCSPTLKEFIQRVPAPCSSHLNEIIIGLCSAVHQMHVRGLLHNDLHPGNVLVRNSTTVKLIDLGKATLVSDPARYDIEPGSSQQVKFNTKHLFLAHELRNVKGSYQSVQSDVYSLGYNVDLISRCIKNMKIASIANDMMSEEPSKRPSISRCITRFKNIFVNPCI